In the Leptospira limi genome, one interval contains:
- a CDS encoding NADase-type glycan-binding domain-containing protein, with product MNLRNFKSTLLILSISLPLFSESLNPPVITSTSQLQPKTKKYIPVFAMDGKLKTSWVEGAEGEGLGESLQFKYKTPINFRSLSIYNGFGDPKLWAANNRIKKLKVTTESGIEEVVTLKDSLSRQVVEFKSEIRAKEISLTIQEVYKGTNAENTAIAEVMFDSEQAGSALVPPKNTWAIGKWKTKSNIARIQLHNDGTCEMGYETAKMLCTWTEKGDKVIVSLEATLPLTNTDILEIKRRGNATDPVLEINGKHEFVLNRDEV from the coding sequence ATGAATCTTCGTAATTTCAAATCCACATTACTCATCCTGAGCATTTCTCTCCCACTATTTTCCGAATCATTAAATCCACCTGTTATCACATCCACAAGCCAACTCCAACCCAAAACCAAAAAATATATCCCTGTCTTTGCCATGGATGGAAAACTAAAAACCAGTTGGGTAGAAGGAGCAGAAGGAGAGGGATTAGGTGAATCCCTCCAATTCAAATACAAAACTCCAATCAATTTCAGATCACTTTCCATTTATAATGGTTTTGGTGATCCGAAACTATGGGCTGCCAACAACCGAATCAAAAAATTAAAAGTTACGACGGAAAGTGGAATTGAAGAAGTGGTCACCCTAAAAGATTCACTCTCAAGACAAGTAGTAGAATTCAAAAGCGAGATTCGAGCCAAAGAAATTTCCTTAACGATCCAAGAAGTATACAAAGGAACCAACGCAGAAAACACAGCCATTGCAGAAGTGATGTTTGATTCAGAACAAGCTGGATCAGCATTAGTGCCACCTAAGAATACATGGGCGATTGGAAAATGGAAAACGAAATCAAACATTGCAAGGATCCAACTTCATAATGATGGAACTTGTGAAATGGGATATGAAACGGCAAAAATGTTATGTACTTGGACAGAAAAAGGGGACAAAGTCATTGTTAGCTTAGAAGCAACTTTACCTCTAACCAATACTGATATTTTGGAAATCAAACGTAGAGGGAATGCCACTGACCCAGTACTTGAAATCAATGGTAAACATGAATTTGTTCTCAACAGAGATGAAGTTTAA
- the cutA gene encoding divalent-cation tolerance protein CutA, which yields MEIEIEYVTVYTTFPSIVEAKETAKILVTEKLAACANLIDQMESIYVWNEQLEESTEVVCLLKTTMEKSEPLMQRIRELHSYETPCIVGWPILKGYPNYLDWIRKSL from the coding sequence ATGGAAATTGAAATTGAATATGTAACAGTTTATACCACTTTTCCCTCAATAGTGGAAGCAAAAGAGACGGCAAAGATTCTTGTAACAGAAAAACTAGCAGCATGCGCAAATCTCATTGATCAAATGGAATCGATTTATGTCTGGAATGAACAACTAGAGGAATCAACCGAAGTAGTTTGTTTATTGAAAACTACTATGGAAAAATCAGAACCACTCATGCAGAGGATAAGAGAATTACATTCTTATGAAACACCCTGCATTGTTGGTTGGCCGATTCTAAAAGGGTATCCAAATTATTTGGACTGGATCCGAAAGTCTTTGTAA
- a CDS encoding glutathione S-transferase N-terminal domain-containing protein → MSAKLYTFPISHFSEKARWGLDLANYPYLLNPLIPGQHIQTLKPLVSDLYVPVLETDSGIVQGSGLILDLVEEKAFGSKSSEEEKQMEETIDSKIGKSLQTLLYHFILDFPEIVGKLFLLKPAQLSDTVPPPEHFELIALSLKRRYKITPKNIDVVKQALDECAKELIEIYKTKKYFNGKSFGRVDLTIASLMGMLVEPKESPAYPWFTSVTMPDSYIQWKKDLGYEFLFDKIKEFYKDFRIQSK, encoded by the coding sequence ATGAGTGCAAAGCTTTATACGTTTCCGATCTCTCACTTCTCCGAAAAAGCAAGATGGGGTCTAGACTTAGCAAACTATCCTTATTTGTTAAACCCATTAATTCCTGGCCAACACATCCAAACCCTAAAACCACTTGTGAGTGATTTGTATGTTCCCGTTTTGGAAACTGATTCTGGAATTGTCCAAGGATCCGGGCTTATTTTGGATCTTGTAGAAGAAAAAGCCTTTGGTTCCAAATCTTCTGAAGAAGAAAAACAGATGGAAGAAACGATTGATTCAAAAATTGGGAAAAGCCTTCAGACACTCTTATACCATTTTATCCTAGATTTTCCAGAAATTGTAGGAAAACTTTTTTTACTCAAACCAGCACAACTTTCTGATACTGTCCCACCACCGGAACATTTTGAATTGATAGCATTATCACTAAAACGCAGGTATAAAATTACTCCCAAAAACATTGATGTCGTAAAACAGGCCCTAGATGAATGTGCAAAAGAACTGATTGAAATTTATAAAACAAAAAAGTACTTCAATGGAAAATCTTTCGGCAGAGTTGACTTAACAATTGCTAGTTTGATGGGAATGCTTGTGGAACCAAAAGAGTCCCCTGCTTACCCATGGTTTACTTCAGTCACAATGCCAGATTCATACATTCAGTGGAAAAAAGACCTTGGATACGAATTTTTGTTTGATAAGATTAAGGAATTTTACAAAGACTTTCGGATCCAGTCCAAATAA
- a CDS encoding M23 family metallopeptidase, producing the protein MRFGLFSIVVLLPLGLLIANEPLSYCSMNRVCVDFEPNRNGVDVFFQNKIATNVTETSISVNALYKNMKSSVPLPLVTILKGKKRIKLFHLKTINRRKKISYKIHYKWILGNYHVSHNSGYVYELPFDSKLKVRVFQAYHGKKSHSGDNRYSIDFGLKEDDMIMAARPGIVIDTEEKNNEGGFDPKYKQSANFVKILHDDGTIAEYAHLRYMGVVVKRGQHVEIGTFLGYAGSTGYSEGPHLHFEVYQPTNTLRKKTIPTKFKTQISDGEILSEGSLVWRRESGIPLEKKLVDPEGIYLCENSEVNEVSLCNQNIFSKLKPIFITLPILRPDLYTFQLYLRKKDSNILYEYTWDSKKEDWWTSFMIPIQEFQEPLDGEWNLTVSVNHITQKKMEFQITSLK; encoded by the coding sequence ATGAGATTCGGTTTATTTTCAATAGTGGTTTTGTTACCTTTAGGATTGTTAATTGCCAATGAACCACTTTCCTATTGTTCTATGAATCGTGTATGCGTAGACTTTGAGCCGAATCGAAATGGTGTTGATGTTTTTTTTCAAAATAAGATTGCAACGAACGTTACGGAAACATCAATTTCTGTGAATGCACTATACAAAAATATGAAAAGTTCGGTTCCTTTGCCACTTGTCACAATTTTGAAAGGGAAAAAGAGGATTAAATTATTCCATTTAAAGACCATTAACCGGCGAAAGAAGATTTCCTATAAAATACATTATAAGTGGATTTTGGGTAATTACCATGTATCGCATAACTCAGGATATGTTTACGAGCTTCCCTTTGACTCGAAACTAAAGGTTCGAGTTTTCCAAGCCTATCATGGGAAAAAAAGCCATTCGGGAGATAATCGGTATTCTATTGATTTTGGACTGAAAGAAGATGATATGATTATGGCTGCAAGACCAGGAATCGTAATTGATACCGAAGAAAAAAATAATGAAGGTGGATTTGATCCAAAATATAAACAATCCGCCAATTTTGTTAAGATTCTTCATGATGACGGAACCATTGCAGAATATGCCCATTTGCGATATATGGGTGTGGTTGTCAAACGAGGACAACATGTGGAAATAGGAACATTCCTTGGTTATGCGGGGAGTACAGGATACAGTGAGGGACCACACCTTCATTTTGAAGTATACCAACCAACTAACACTTTGAGAAAAAAGACAATTCCAACAAAATTTAAAACCCAGATATCGGATGGAGAAATCCTTTCGGAGGGATCTCTTGTTTGGCGACGGGAATCTGGGATCCCACTTGAAAAGAAGTTAGTTGACCCAGAAGGGATTTATTTATGTGAAAATTCAGAGGTAAACGAAGTTAGTCTTTGTAACCAAAACATATTTTCGAAACTAAAACCAATATTCATAACTCTCCCAATTTTAAGACCTGATCTTTATACTTTTCAATTGTATTTGCGTAAAAAAGATAGTAACATACTTTACGAATATACTTGGGATTCTAAAAAAGAAGATTGGTGGACTTCCTTTATGATTCCCATCCAAGAGTTTCAGGAACCTTTAGATGGTGAATGGAACCTCACTGTATCGGTGAACCATATTACCCAAAAGAAAATGGAATTCCAAATAACGAGTTTAAAGTGA
- a CDS encoding M23 family metallopeptidase: protein MEPHCIGEPYYPKENGIPNNEFKVKKLILLICLITLPIVSAPEMIGEESCIVESTCTILVPTENGYELYLKNKDPNLAAIKSVTINISLKNMSSEQVFPKFFVLRGADPVFVTNLKIEDVTKSFFYSYSITVNMGDWDAKHDDTYSYSLPFPSGIRARIGQGYNGGFTHSGNLKYSLDFSLPIGTPIHAARKGIVVSLVKKYSEGGVRKDLLSKANYVMIQHEDGTIGNYAHLKKDGVIVNVGDQVEEGQLIGYSGNTGYSQGPHLHFEVHKPTKDSQIITLPTSFRTQYNDHETLSPFYLYWKPIQGIDPPNTDLLEEDILLCKSNGKELLTQCNDTNFRLGDRYALQLEFLKPTKNQIELLLTTDGDKVEPYYMKWFSQNEGAVEFRYFEIPKHPNFVGKWRMVVKVNGVEKKVFFFQVSA, encoded by the coding sequence ATGGAACCTCACTGTATCGGTGAACCATATTACCCAAAAGAAAATGGAATTCCAAATAACGAGTTTAAAGTGAAAAAATTAATATTATTGATCTGTTTGATTACATTACCGATTGTTTCTGCGCCTGAAATGATTGGAGAAGAATCTTGTATCGTTGAGAGCACATGTACAATCCTTGTTCCAACTGAAAATGGCTATGAACTGTATTTAAAAAATAAAGATCCGAACCTCGCAGCAATAAAGTCAGTAACAATCAATATTTCACTCAAAAATATGAGTTCGGAACAAGTGTTCCCCAAATTTTTTGTCCTTCGAGGTGCAGATCCAGTTTTTGTAACAAACTTAAAGATTGAAGATGTTACAAAATCTTTCTTTTATTCCTATTCTATCACAGTCAATATGGGAGATTGGGATGCCAAACATGATGATACGTATTCTTATTCTTTGCCATTCCCAAGTGGAATTCGTGCAAGAATCGGACAAGGATACAATGGAGGATTCACTCATTCAGGTAATTTAAAGTATTCATTAGATTTTTCTTTGCCGATTGGCACTCCAATTCATGCAGCAAGAAAAGGAATCGTTGTTTCTCTTGTAAAAAAATATTCAGAAGGGGGAGTTAGGAAAGATTTATTGTCAAAAGCAAATTATGTAATGATCCAACATGAAGACGGCACTATTGGTAACTATGCTCATTTAAAGAAAGACGGAGTGATTGTAAATGTTGGAGACCAAGTGGAAGAAGGACAATTGATTGGATATTCGGGTAATACTGGTTATTCGCAAGGTCCACATTTGCACTTTGAAGTTCATAAACCAACAAAAGATTCTCAAATTATAACACTCCCCACATCGTTTCGCACCCAATATAACGATCACGAAACATTGTCTCCGTTTTATCTATATTGGAAACCTATACAAGGAATTGACCCACCAAACACGGACCTATTGGAAGAAGATATCTTATTATGTAAGTCCAATGGAAAAGAATTGTTAACTCAATGTAATGATACAAATTTTCGGTTGGGTGATCGATATGCGTTACAATTGGAATTTTTAAAACCTACAAAAAATCAAATCGAACTTTTACTGACAACGGATGGTGATAAAGTCGAGCCATATTATATGAAGTGGTTCTCACAAAATGAAGGAGCGGTTGAATTTCGTTATTTCGAAATCCCAAAACACCCAAATTTTGTAGGTAAATGGAGGATGGTTGTGAAAGTAAATGGTGTCGAAAAAAAAGTTTTTTTCTTCCAAGTTAGTGCGTAA
- a CDS encoding DUF2237 family protein, translating into MNMDESLNVLGGPLLPCSIDPLTGFFRDGCCNTSDEDFGSHTVCVLATEDFLLSQKESGNDLITPWPEYAFPGVKPGERWCLCASRWLEAYRNGVAPKVFLESTHKRALEIIPLELLERFAVEPID; encoded by the coding sequence ATCAATATGGATGAATCTCTCAATGTACTCGGCGGACCTCTTTTACCTTGTTCTATAGATCCTTTGACTGGATTTTTTAGGGATGGTTGTTGTAATACTTCAGATGAGGATTTTGGTTCTCATACCGTTTGTGTATTGGCAACTGAGGATTTTTTGCTTTCTCAAAAAGAATCTGGAAATGATCTCATCACTCCCTGGCCTGAATATGCATTCCCTGGTGTGAAACCAGGGGAACGGTGGTGTTTATGTGCCTCAAGGTGGCTCGAGGCATATCGAAACGGAGTAGCTCCTAAGGTTTTTTTAGAGTCAACCCACAAACGAGCGTTAGAAATCATTCCTTTGGAACTTCTGGAAAGATTTGCTGTGGAACCTATCGATTAA
- a CDS encoding phospholipase C/P1 nuclease family protein, giving the protein MKKQIIYSILILFSIPCFAWNNHAGITYLILKDHWKNQNTPNVKVESLKSFLTKEKDSIQETLSLSEDWAINRLPHLSKTKDELKFSPNKNEVDIITKFYHALRVNPKHKAALYIQSVPRKNGKNLPLDELTTLNEKGKLVNETFLSLKEGQMIGADEVIVSATDEPDYDLDLYLFEDNESDVGKLYGFGYQPFGNPAIEFSSQAPFHMGFFYEPKIIFTLAGFLKRTYPELRIHQFTELSKLAFRKGHPYWGYRFAGWALHYIQDLTQPYHSSVLPRVSASKQIGVQLVSIVGYQMPKDNMIQFVSGRHTLIEEYQYYLIKNVISSKNWKHPVVTSIMNFGPNDLTEWKSLDDLRVNVCKEAYDAGEPTDEQLENLNIPKYETLYDENHPIHTILASLLRNTSKHTRAYLDSLNVKR; this is encoded by the coding sequence ATGAAAAAACAAATCATCTACAGTATTCTTATATTATTTTCCATACCCTGTTTTGCTTGGAATAATCACGCAGGTATTACCTATCTTATATTAAAAGACCATTGGAAAAATCAAAACACTCCCAATGTCAAAGTGGAATCATTAAAATCATTTTTAACAAAAGAAAAAGATTCAATCCAGGAAACATTATCTCTTTCAGAAGATTGGGCAATCAATCGTTTACCTCATTTATCCAAAACAAAGGATGAATTGAAGTTTTCGCCTAACAAAAACGAAGTGGATATTATTACCAAATTTTACCATGCACTACGTGTGAATCCCAAACATAAAGCAGCATTGTACATCCAATCGGTTCCAAGAAAAAACGGAAAAAACCTACCACTGGACGAACTCACAACATTGAATGAAAAGGGAAAACTCGTAAACGAAACATTTCTTTCACTCAAAGAAGGACAGATGATTGGTGCCGATGAAGTCATTGTTTCTGCAACAGATGAACCTGATTATGATTTGGACTTATACCTTTTCGAAGATAATGAAAGTGATGTGGGTAAGTTATATGGTTTTGGTTACCAACCTTTCGGAAATCCTGCAATTGAGTTTTCATCCCAAGCACCATTTCACATGGGTTTCTTTTATGAACCAAAAATCATTTTTACCCTAGCTGGATTTTTAAAACGTACATACCCAGAACTGAGAATCCATCAATTTACAGAATTATCAAAATTAGCTTTTAGAAAAGGACATCCCTATTGGGGTTATCGATTTGCAGGTTGGGCATTACATTACATACAAGACCTAACTCAACCGTATCACTCATCTGTATTGCCAAGAGTGAGCGCTTCCAAACAAATTGGAGTTCAATTGGTTTCAATTGTTGGTTACCAAATGCCCAAAGACAATATGATTCAATTTGTATCTGGCCGACACACTTTGATTGAAGAATACCAATACTATCTCATTAAAAATGTAATCTCTTCCAAAAACTGGAAACATCCAGTTGTAACTTCGATTATGAATTTTGGTCCAAATGATTTAACAGAATGGAAAAGTTTGGATGATCTCCGTGTGAATGTTTGTAAAGAAGCTTATGATGCAGGTGAACCAACCGACGAACAATTGGAAAACCTAAACATACCAAAGTATGAAACTTTATATGATGAAAATCATCCCATTCATACGATCTTAGCAAGTCTTTTAAGAAATACATCCAAACATACGAGAGCCTATTTGGATTCACTCAATGTGAAACGTTAA
- a CDS encoding SH3 domain-containing protein produces the protein MHFPIFYTMSGIVFFLSLLLTSLISPILSQNHWDDYIAEKNIKSTYYIFGDNVNLREADHLNGKVIRKLPLGTVIKILTKTNQILEQNSLKEYWYKVQVGEEIGYLWGGLISDYSFPLNDTIVLCKNLGTKTKKLELKILQGSKILSQGSFEVGPLSNESWDHTIYNPSLFSPSPNAIFAIKFLIFSEIEYGYSNEQVFTLNRELKITPQFSWNPGSCDPPACAETWLVFPKEILPEDKKMNRNTLKGKENTIIELMHSFDIDETNQHDFYQSEYLWNGSQFQKKEK, from the coding sequence ATGCACTTCCCTATTTTTTACACTATGTCAGGTATTGTATTCTTCTTATCTCTTCTTTTAACGAGCCTCATTTCACCAATACTCTCACAAAATCATTGGGATGATTATATCGCTGAAAAAAACATCAAATCCACCTATTACATATTTGGTGACAATGTAAACTTAAGAGAAGCGGATCATCTCAATGGTAAAGTAATCCGAAAACTGCCTCTAGGAACAGTGATTAAGATTCTGACAAAAACGAACCAAATATTAGAACAGAATTCCTTGAAAGAATATTGGTATAAAGTGCAAGTTGGTGAGGAGATTGGTTATCTTTGGGGAGGCCTCATCTCAGATTATTCATTTCCCCTGAACGACACGATTGTCCTTTGTAAAAATCTTGGAACAAAAACTAAAAAATTGGAATTAAAGATCCTCCAAGGATCGAAAATTCTAAGCCAAGGAAGTTTTGAAGTTGGACCATTGAGTAATGAATCATGGGACCATACGATATACAATCCAAGTCTTTTTTCACCAAGTCCGAATGCAATATTTGCTATCAAATTTTTAATCTTTTCAGAAATTGAGTATGGTTATTCAAATGAACAAGTATTCACTTTGAACCGAGAATTGAAAATTACTCCGCAGTTTTCGTGGAATCCTGGTTCTTGTGATCCACCAGCATGTGCGGAAACATGGTTAGTTTTCCCAAAAGAAATCTTACCAGAAGATAAAAAAATGAATCGAAACACCCTAAAGGGAAAAGAGAACACAATCATTGAACTTATGCATAGTTTCGATATAGATGAGACAAACCAACATGATTTTTACCAATCTGAATATTTATGGAATGGATCTCAGTTTCAGAAAAAGGAAAAATAA
- a CDS encoding thiolase family protein, with protein sequence MKVTQKIILAAPARTPFAQIGKALAQYPGHHLGKIVGEEVMKRSGLKPSDIDGVIVGEGFANAPNSARVIANLMNLPLEIPCLTVANNCVSGLEAVAEASRRIMLGEGEVFLVIGEESQTSMPFVVKNARLNKKTNSLDSLVKLLPNDLPEGVELRDTLEDGLGDGETSYGMQVTAEILAQNYALPRETQDKVAYESFKRAFEATQEGRYKPYIMEVKDDEGNPLQADEAVLLREGLVKNPTRMGRAMLMFDNPAMKFDAWKEKYGKDLKKSHGPTVSIFNASPRSDGAAGIIVASEAAAKKLGLKAEAVVTGFKMKGVAPNLMGLGQAEATLGLLEEVGEKVENIDVIEIHEAFAATAVAALEEIKIRTGFDWEKNFDAKKINPNGGSIAIGHPFGATGVRLLHNAIMDFHENKDAKKVLVTACAHGGIAGSMIVERP encoded by the coding sequence ATGAAAGTAACACAAAAGATAATACTCGCAGCACCTGCTCGAACTCCTTTTGCACAAATTGGTAAGGCGCTCGCACAGTATCCAGGCCACCACTTAGGTAAAATAGTGGGTGAAGAAGTAATGAAACGCAGTGGCCTTAAGCCATCTGACATTGACGGTGTGATCGTAGGAGAAGGTTTTGCAAATGCACCAAACTCTGCTCGTGTGATTGCAAACCTAATGAACCTACCTTTAGAAATTCCTTGCTTAACAGTTGCGAACAACTGTGTATCAGGACTCGAAGCAGTAGCAGAAGCATCTCGCCGAATCATGTTAGGTGAAGGTGAAGTTTTCCTAGTAATCGGTGAAGAATCCCAAACTTCTATGCCATTCGTTGTGAAAAATGCTCGTCTTAACAAAAAAACAAACAGCTTAGATTCACTTGTAAAACTACTTCCAAACGACCTTCCTGAAGGTGTAGAACTTCGTGATACATTAGAAGATGGTCTTGGTGATGGTGAAACTTCTTACGGAATGCAAGTAACAGCAGAAATCCTCGCACAAAACTATGCACTTCCACGTGAAACACAAGACAAAGTAGCTTACGAATCTTTCAAAAGAGCTTTCGAAGCAACACAAGAAGGTCGTTACAAACCATATATTATGGAAGTAAAAGACGATGAAGGTAACCCACTCCAAGCGGACGAAGCGGTTCTCCTTCGTGAAGGTCTTGTGAAAAACCCAACTCGTATGGGACGCGCTATGCTTATGTTTGATAACCCAGCGATGAAATTTGATGCTTGGAAAGAAAAATACGGCAAAGATTTGAAAAAATCTCATGGTCCTACTGTTTCCATCTTCAATGCAAGCCCACGTTCTGATGGAGCGGCTGGAATCATCGTCGCTTCTGAAGCAGCGGCAAAAAAACTCGGTCTCAAAGCAGAAGCAGTTGTAACTGGTTTCAAAATGAAAGGTGTTGCACCAAACCTTATGGGACTTGGACAAGCGGAAGCAACTCTTGGTCTTTTGGAAGAAGTTGGCGAAAAAGTGGAAAACATCGATGTAATCGAAATCCATGAAGCATTTGCAGCGACTGCCGTAGCAGCTCTTGAAGAAATCAAAATCAGAACTGGTTTTGATTGGGAAAAGAACTTTGATGCAAAGAAAATCAATCCTAATGGTGGATCAATCGCCATCGGACACCCGTTTGGTGCGACTGGAGTGAGATTACTACATAATGCGATCATGGACTTCCATGAAAACAAAGATGCAAAGAAAGTTCTTGTGACAGCGTGTGCACACGGTGGAATCGCAGGATCGATGATCGTAGAAAGACCATAA
- the ilvC gene encoding ketol-acid reductoisomerase has translation MANIYYDDSCDLNLLKGKTIAVIGYGSQGHAQAQNMKDSGLKVIIGLRDGSKSVKEAKEAGFEVYNVAEASKKADIIQILAPDTIQADMYKADIEPNLSEGKALVFSHGFNIHYDLITPPKNVDVYMVAPKGPGHLVRRVYTEGGGVPCLIAIHQDATGQAKARALAHASGVGGGRAGILETSFREETETDLFGEQAVLCGGVANLIMSGFETLTEAGYDPEIAYFECLHEVKLITDLIYEGGLARMRFSISDTAEYGDYISGPRVIDAGVKARMKDVLTDIQKDKGAAFAKRWMADTKAGYPEYKKLKEKNAAHPIEAVGSKLRSMMKWLAK, from the coding sequence ATGGCAAATATCTATTACGACGACAGTTGCGATCTCAATCTCCTTAAAGGTAAAACCATTGCAGTGATTGGCTACGGAAGCCAAGGTCACGCCCAAGCTCAAAACATGAAAGATTCTGGTTTGAAAGTCATTATTGGACTTCGCGATGGATCCAAATCCGTGAAAGAAGCAAAAGAAGCTGGTTTTGAAGTTTATAATGTTGCGGAAGCATCCAAAAAAGCAGACATCATCCAAATCCTTGCTCCCGATACCATCCAAGCTGACATGTATAAGGCGGACATTGAACCAAACCTGAGTGAAGGAAAAGCTCTTGTTTTCTCTCACGGCTTTAACATCCACTACGATCTAATCACTCCTCCGAAAAACGTAGACGTGTATATGGTGGCTCCGAAAGGACCAGGTCACCTCGTTCGTCGTGTTTACACAGAAGGTGGTGGAGTACCTTGTCTCATCGCGATTCACCAAGATGCAACAGGACAAGCAAAAGCTCGTGCACTTGCTCACGCTAGTGGAGTCGGCGGGGGAAGAGCAGGAATTTTAGAAACATCTTTCCGTGAAGAAACAGAAACAGACCTTTTCGGAGAACAAGCTGTTCTTTGTGGTGGTGTGGCAAACCTCATTATGAGTGGATTTGAAACATTAACAGAAGCAGGATATGATCCAGAAATCGCTTACTTCGAATGTTTACATGAAGTAAAACTCATCACTGACCTCATTTATGAAGGTGGACTTGCTCGTATGCGATTCTCCATCTCTGATACAGCAGAGTATGGTGATTACATCAGTGGCCCACGTGTGATTGATGCTGGTGTCAAAGCTCGTATGAAAGATGTTCTCACAGACATCCAAAAAGACAAGGGGGCCGCGTTTGCAAAACGTTGGATGGCTGATACAAAAGCTGGATACCCTGAATACAAAAAACTCAAAGAAAAAAATGCAGCTCACCCGATCGAAGCAGTAGGATCAAAACTACGCTCCATGATGAAGTGGCTTGCAAAGTAA